One part of the Sorangiineae bacterium MSr11954 genome encodes these proteins:
- a CDS encoding IS66 family transposase: protein MRIDALEAQVAWLSKQLFGVKRERLPASTLQVLLDATILASSGSEPSPAPAEPEKPNAAQPLAGPDRVTPSPPSGVRKRRTPHGRGQLPEHLPVETVDISPGETPEGARYIGEEVSYRLAFRKSGYTRLRVVRKKFAQDNDDASVAVHIEPVPDEMIPRALPDPAMLAHTIHSKWGDQIPYTRLSKIIARHGVRVPVSTLSAWEKLAEPVARLVVDAAWEHALAQCQVIGIDATGVRVMASPHDRRAHIWVLLADRAQVFFRYSALHTSDMPKSWLEEFGGIVVADASSVYDELFRAPGAPKEAGCMAHCRRKYFFALPTDTRARGFVELADELFTIERDIAHLSPDARLLIRKERSAPLVEIFARARDCLLDDPSVDPRGPFSRALRYSHNHWEALTRFLVNGSIPLSNNDVEREIRHVAIGRKNWMHLGSDDAAEVACTWLSLIASARHAGLDSEEYLRDLFRVLPSWPKRRVVELAPMNWLATRARLLPHELEAPLGKITIPPQLGESP from the coding sequence GTGCGCATCGATGCCCTCGAGGCGCAGGTGGCATGGCTCTCGAAGCAGCTTTTCGGCGTCAAACGCGAGCGCTTGCCGGCAAGCACGTTGCAGGTGCTGCTCGATGCGACGATTCTCGCATCGAGTGGCAGTGAGCCATCGCCGGCCCCGGCCGAGCCCGAAAAGCCCAACGCGGCGCAGCCACTGGCCGGCCCCGATCGCGTGACCCCGTCGCCTCCGAGCGGTGTCCGAAAGCGCCGTACTCCACATGGGCGCGGGCAGCTTCCCGAGCACCTGCCCGTGGAAACCGTGGACATTTCGCCCGGCGAAACTCCTGAGGGAGCCCGCTACATCGGTGAGGAGGTCTCTTACCGATTGGCGTTCCGTAAGTCCGGGTATACACGATTGCGTGTGGTCCGGAAAAAGTTCGCCCAAGACAATGACGATGCCTCGGTCGCCGTGCACATCGAGCCCGTGCCCGACGAGATGATTCCGCGCGCGTTGCCCGATCCTGCGATGCTCGCCCACACGATTCACTCGAAATGGGGCGATCAGATCCCGTACACGCGCCTGTCGAAGATCATCGCCCGGCATGGTGTGCGTGTGCCCGTTTCCACGTTGAGCGCGTGGGAAAAGCTCGCCGAGCCGGTGGCGCGCCTCGTCGTCGATGCGGCTTGGGAACACGCGTTGGCTCAGTGCCAGGTCATCGGCATCGATGCGACGGGGGTGCGCGTGATGGCAAGCCCCCACGATCGAAGAGCTCACATCTGGGTGCTCCTTGCCGATCGGGCGCAGGTCTTTTTTCGCTATTCCGCGCTGCACACGAGCGACATGCCGAAAAGCTGGCTCGAAGAATTTGGCGGTATCGTCGTCGCAGACGCCTCCAGTGTGTACGACGAATTGTTTCGCGCTCCCGGCGCGCCGAAAGAGGCCGGCTGTATGGCACACTGCCGGCGCAAGTATTTCTTTGCTTTGCCCACCGACACGCGGGCGCGCGGTTTCGTCGAGCTTGCCGACGAGCTGTTCACCATCGAGAGGGACATCGCGCACCTTTCGCCCGACGCACGCCTTTTGATTCGAAAAGAGCGCTCTGCACCGCTGGTCGAGATTTTCGCCAGGGCCCGCGATTGCCTGCTCGACGACCCCAGCGTGGATCCACGCGGGCCTTTCTCCCGCGCCCTTCGGTACAGCCACAATCATTGGGAGGCGCTCACGCGATTTTTGGTGAACGGGAGCATTCCACTTTCCAACAATGACGTTGAACGCGAAATTCGACATGTGGCGATCGGACGGAAAAATTGGATGCACCTGGGCTCCGACGACGCCGCGGAAGTGGCCTGCACATGGCTTTCGCTCATCGCATCCGCGCGCCACGCCGGACTCGATTCCGAGGAATACTTGCGCGACCTGTTTCGTGTCCTGCCGAGTTGGCCCAAACGACGCGTCGTCGAACTTGCCCCCATGAACTGGCTCGCCACGCGCGCCCGCCTCCTCCCCCACGAGCTCGAGGCTCCTCTCGGGAAGATCACCATCCCCCCGCAGCTCGGCGAGTCCCCATAG
- a CDS encoding AAA family ATPase — protein sequence MSPETLSHFGLNQEPFSKEIDDADLWLPPSKHAVLDELTDAVHARKSAVLTGEPGAGKTCLLRALRHALKADTFRLTYCHNVTLGRRDFYRQLCLALGVPRGATAGDVFLSVSTHVEELAKERVFPVFLVDEAHLLHQDTLDHLHILLNYAWDSRALLSLLLVGLPDLDDRLRLRRNRSLYSRLHHRVSIGSLTADDTADYVRMRVTRAGGPKDLFAPDAVAMLHEAAAGSLRDTDRIATAALRLAVRRKRKTIERELLARVLHAEGIAT from the coding sequence ATGAGCCCCGAGACGCTCTCCCACTTCGGTTTGAATCAAGAGCCATTTTCCAAGGAGATCGACGACGCGGATCTATGGCTGCCCCCCAGCAAGCACGCCGTCCTCGACGAGCTCACCGACGCGGTGCACGCTCGAAAAAGCGCCGTCCTCACCGGCGAGCCGGGCGCCGGAAAAACCTGCCTCTTGCGCGCGTTGCGGCACGCGCTCAAGGCCGACACCTTCCGTCTGACCTATTGCCACAACGTTACGCTCGGCCGGCGCGATTTCTATCGCCAGCTATGTCTCGCCCTCGGCGTTCCCCGTGGTGCCACTGCTGGTGATGTCTTCTTGTCCGTGAGTACCCACGTCGAGGAGCTCGCCAAAGAGCGCGTCTTCCCCGTCTTCCTCGTCGACGAGGCGCACCTGCTTCATCAGGACACGCTCGACCATCTCCACATCTTGCTCAATTACGCATGGGACAGTCGCGCACTGTTGTCGCTGCTGCTGGTCGGGTTACCCGATCTCGACGACCGACTGCGCCTACGGCGCAATCGGTCGCTCTATTCGCGATTACACCACCGCGTTTCCATCGGGTCGCTCACCGCCGACGATACGGCCGATTACGTCCGCATGCGAGTCACCCGCGCCGGCGGACCGAAAGATCTCTTCGCCCCCGACGCCGTCGCCATGCTCCACGAGGCGGCCGCCGGCAGCCTGCGCGACACCGATCGCATCGCCACCGCCGCTCTGCGCTTGGCAGTCCGGCGCAAACGCAAGACCATCGAACGCGAGCTCCTCGCCCGCGTCCTTCACGCCGAAGGAATTGCCACATGA
- the tnpB gene encoding IS66 family insertion sequence element accessory protein TnpB (TnpB, as the term is used for proteins encoded by IS66 family insertion elements, is considered an accessory protein, since TnpC, encoded by a neighboring gene, is a DDE family transposase.) — MFSANVRIFVSVERVDLRISFDRLAGIVRERFGDDPRGGSLFVFLNKATDRCKVLFYDRTGYALLYKRLDQGVFVAPPRTEGASRMEMSPEAFSRFLEGLAVEGKKKNSSVH, encoded by the coding sequence ATGTTCTCGGCGAATGTCCGCATCTTTGTGAGCGTCGAGCGGGTCGACCTTCGCATCAGTTTCGATCGGCTCGCGGGGATTGTGCGCGAGCGTTTCGGTGACGATCCGCGAGGAGGTTCGCTCTTCGTGTTTCTCAACAAGGCGACCGACAGGTGCAAAGTCTTATTCTACGACCGCACCGGATATGCGCTTCTATACAAGCGCCTTGATCAGGGGGTATTCGTCGCGCCGCCGCGCACCGAGGGCGCCTCGCGTATGGAAATGAGTCCCGAGGCGTTTTCCCGATTTCTCGAAGGACTCGCCGTCGAAGGTAAGAAAAAGAATAGCAGCGTACACTGA
- a CDS encoding DDE-type integrase/transposase/recombinase, translated as MQSLTPKDHAEAVALYRSEIVGSLTRRELDRGQLAEALTELSQQRFRPPRGHSSRTYSVATLERWYYAYKEGGLEALRPQARCDRGRGREMPVALRELLVDIRHEHPSASVPLILQTLGADGRLEPGTVSASTVRRFFAERGLDKASLRAGGTRGKMRLRWQAEHPGALWQGDVCHGAPLVHSSGSTTVRIHALMDDASRYVIALEAMTYEREIDMLSVFVRAVRKHGPPDAMYLDNGATYRGETLSLSCARMGTTLVHSKPYDAPARGKIERFWRTLREGCLDHIGSLTSLHALNVRLWAWLDEHYHKTPHGALMGKTPLEVFTAAASEPDPFDERKLRAALTVHARRRVRRDNTIAMDGVDWETDLHFLAGQLVSVSRCLVDPSEPPFIDHEGKRFVLHPVDPVRNATRPRSAQNLDEPHVARVAFDPSRALLDKALGRKPEGSR; from the coding sequence ATGCAATCGCTCACTCCCAAAGATCACGCCGAGGCGGTCGCGCTTTATCGAAGTGAGATCGTAGGCTCCCTCACGCGCCGCGAGCTCGATCGCGGCCAGTTGGCCGAGGCGCTCACCGAGCTTTCTCAGCAGCGCTTTCGTCCACCACGAGGCCACTCGTCGCGCACCTACTCGGTCGCGACACTCGAGCGTTGGTACTACGCGTACAAGGAAGGAGGCCTCGAAGCGCTGCGTCCGCAGGCCCGTTGCGACCGTGGTCGGGGGCGCGAGATGCCCGTCGCCCTGCGCGAGCTTTTGGTCGACATTCGCCACGAGCATCCGTCGGCATCGGTGCCGCTCATCCTGCAGACGCTCGGAGCCGACGGGCGCCTCGAGCCGGGCACCGTCAGCGCGTCGACGGTGCGCCGTTTCTTCGCCGAGCGCGGGCTCGACAAGGCATCGCTGCGCGCCGGCGGTACGCGCGGCAAGATGCGGTTGCGTTGGCAGGCCGAGCATCCGGGCGCCCTCTGGCAGGGGGATGTCTGCCATGGCGCGCCGCTCGTCCATTCGTCCGGCTCGACGACTGTGCGCATCCACGCGCTCATGGATGATGCGTCTCGCTACGTCATTGCACTTGAAGCCATGACCTACGAGCGCGAGATCGACATGCTGTCGGTCTTCGTACGCGCCGTGCGCAAGCATGGTCCCCCCGACGCCATGTACCTCGACAACGGCGCCACCTACCGCGGCGAGACGCTCTCTCTCTCGTGCGCCCGTATGGGCACCACGCTGGTGCATTCCAAGCCGTACGATGCCCCGGCTCGCGGCAAGATCGAGCGCTTCTGGCGTACGTTGCGCGAAGGGTGCCTCGATCACATAGGCTCGCTCACCTCGCTCCACGCCCTCAACGTCCGGCTCTGGGCGTGGCTCGATGAGCACTACCACAAGACCCCTCACGGCGCGCTGATGGGCAAAACGCCGCTCGAAGTCTTCACCGCCGCTGCAAGCGAGCCCGATCCCTTCGACGAAAGAAAGCTACGCGCTGCACTCACCGTCCACGCCCGTCGTCGCGTCCGTCGCGACAACACCATCGCAATGGATGGCGTGGACTGGGAGACCGATCTGCACTTTCTTGCCGGCCAACTCGTCTCCGTCTCGCGCTGCCTGGTCGATCCGAGCGAGCCGCCATTCATCGACCACGAAGGCAAGCGCTTCGTCCTGCACCCGGTCGACCCCGTGCGAAACGCAACGCGTCCGCGCTCGGCACAAAACCTCGACGAGCCTCACGTTGCACGTGTCGCATTCGACCCATCGCGCGCGCTGCTCGACAAGGCGCTCGGCAGAAAGCCGGAGGGATCGCGATGA
- a CDS encoding AAA family ATPase, which produces MPSENDSQGFILRVQVLRDRIPDASTYPFSIPALAGLTSLELHPQVTYVVGENGSGKSTLLEGIAAAAGFNPEGGSPNFQFSTRSSESPLHHALRLVRSSRRPRTGFFLRAESFFNLATNIEELDRVQASAPPIINSYGRRSLHEQSHGESFIALATRRFGAQGLYILDEPEAALSPLRQLGMLSRMQELVERGSQFIIATHAPLLLAYPSAWIYELSEEGIRRTSYDETGTVRVTRDFLADPNGTLRKLLKSPPRG; this is translated from the coding sequence GTGCCTTCCGAGAACGATTCTCAGGGATTCATCTTACGAGTCCAAGTCCTTCGCGATCGAATTCCCGACGCCTCCACGTATCCTTTCAGCATCCCTGCGCTCGCCGGCTTGACGAGCCTAGAGCTTCATCCGCAGGTGACCTACGTCGTCGGAGAGAATGGGTCGGGAAAGTCGACGCTTCTGGAGGGAATCGCTGCTGCCGCAGGCTTCAATCCCGAAGGGGGAAGCCCCAACTTTCAGTTCTCGACGCGCAGCTCCGAATCCCCGCTTCATCACGCGCTTCGTCTCGTCCGCTCCTCCCGTCGCCCACGGACTGGATTCTTTCTGCGCGCCGAGAGTTTTTTCAACCTCGCGACGAACATCGAAGAACTCGACAGGGTTCAAGCGTCCGCACCACCGATCATAAATTCCTATGGGCGACGCTCGCTCCACGAGCAGTCCCATGGCGAATCGTTCATTGCTCTGGCAACGCGTCGATTCGGTGCTCAAGGGCTCTACATTTTGGACGAGCCCGAGGCCGCGCTCTCGCCACTTCGCCAGCTCGGCATGCTCTCGCGCATGCAGGAGCTCGTGGAGCGTGGGTCGCAGTTCATTATCGCGACCCACGCTCCCCTCCTTCTCGCGTATCCCAGTGCATGGATCTATGAATTGAGCGAAGAAGGAATTCGACGGACATCCTATGATGAGACTGGAACTGTCCGGGTGACGCGCGACTTCCTCGCGGACCCAAACGGCACGCTTCGCAAGCTCCTCAAGTCCCCCCCCAGAGGGTAG
- a CDS encoding transposase: protein MAKRKRRTFTPEFKAEAVRLCKAGDRTIGQVAADLDLTETALRYWVKQAEIDTGKGLPGALTSGEREELVELRKQVKRLELERAILKSAATFFAKESK, encoded by the coding sequence ATGGCGAAACGGAAACGAAGGACGTTCACACCTGAATTCAAGGCGGAGGCGGTGCGGCTTTGCAAGGCCGGTGACCGCACGATCGGACAGGTTGCCGCCGATCTCGATCTTACCGAGACCGCACTGCGTTACTGGGTGAAACAAGCAGAGATCGACACAGGCAAAGGACTGCCGGGGGCGCTCACGAGCGGTGAGCGAGAAGAGCTCGTGGAGCTTCGCAAGCAGGTGAAACGGCTGGAACTGGAACGCGCCATCCTAAAATCAGCGGCCACCTTCTTCGCGAAGGAGAGCAAATGA